The DNA window TGACACCCACGGAACCGGCCGAAAACGACTCCAGTCGGCGCTTCGTGAACGGGCTCGAGACGACGACCTCGGCCTCGACGTCGACTTCACCGCCTCGAGTGAACGCTCCGATGATTTTATCTAATTTCCACAATAACGCCGCGTTATGGAACCCCTCCATCCGCGAATTAGGCTCCTCTGGATAGCAAAAGGTGCTCTTCAGGCGCTCGTCGTCGGCCTCCTCTTGGTCGTCCTCGATCAATTTATCGCAGACGTTCCCGTGTCGGTCATCGCTGTCGTCATCGCAATCGGCCTCGTCCTCACGAGCGTCTACGCGATTCGACTGTATCAAATATGGCAGTACGAACTTCAGGACGACGCGCTCTACCTCGAGCGCGGCGTTATCACGTTCGTCGAAACCTCGGTGCCCTTCGTTCGGGTCCAGCACGTCGACACCCAGTTCGGCCCCGTCGAACGAGTGCTCGGACTCTCGAGCGTCGTCGTCTACACGGCCGGTTCGCGCAACGCGGACGTACGAATCCCGGGGTTGACGCCCGACCGTGCTCGAGACCTCCAGGACGCGCTGCGCGAACTGGCAGTCGAGAGCGAGGCCGACGACGCGGTCTAACTCACAATGAATCGACTCCATCCACTCAGCGCCGTCTCAAACGCCGTCAGCGGCGCGATCATTGGCTTCTTCCTCCCGTTTCTCACCGTCTCGTTCCTCGCGGACCCGCTCGGCACGAACGCGGTTTACGCACTGGTTCCGATAGGACTCGTTCTGGGTGTATCCCACGGAATTGCAACCTACTATCGATTCGAGTACGAACTCTCTCCGGACACGTTCGACGTCTCCTCGGGCGTCTTCGCGCGCCAGTCTCGAGAAATTCCCTACGGCCGAATCCAGAACGTCGACCTCAGACAGGATCTGCTCCATCGACTACTCGGCGTCGCCGTGGTCTCCCTCGAGACGGCTGGTGGCGGGGCCTCCGAGGCGACCCTAAGCTTCGTCACCAAGGACGAAGCCGAGCGAATCCGCACCGAGGTCCGCCGACTGACGGCCGAATCCGGATCCGAGCGAGCAGCGTCGGACGAACGGGTCTCGAGTACAGAATCAGCCACTGAAACACCAGCGGTCGATGCAGATGTCGGCACGGAGACCCAACGCGTCACCGGCTCTGATACGGATTCTGGGATCGAGACCGAAGCAACTGACGACCACCGAGTCGAACGAACGCGACTGTTCGAACTCGAGACCCGCGAACTGTTGCTCTACGGCACCACGGCGTTCAGCCTGAGCGGCGTCATGTTGCCGGTAATCCTCTTCGTCTTCTTTACCGACGGCGGATCGGGCGTGTTCACGAGCGGGTTCTTCGAACTCTCGATCCTCCTCCAAGCCGTCTTGGTCGTCGTTCCGTGGGCGCTGGCTGCGTACCTCTTTAGCGGATTGTTCACGATTGCGCGATACTACGACTTCCAGTTAGCGCGCGCCGGCGACGACTACGTCTACGAACACGGCCTGATCCAACACTACAGCGGCTCGATTCCGATCGATAAGGTCCAGTCGGTGTCGATTACGGACAATCCGCTCCAGCGGGCGCTCGGCTACGCCGGGCTCTGGGTCGAGACGGCGGGGTACGGCCCCGAAAGTAGCGGCGGCAGTCAACCAACCGTTCCGTTCGCGACCGAGAGTCGAGTTTACCGATTCGCCGAACGAGTCACCGGAATCGAGCGGCCGGCATTTACAGACCATCCGCCGATCGCTCGCCGACGGTACCTCGCACGATACACCATTCTCGCGACGGTGTTCGTCGGCGCGGTGTTCGTCGCGGCTCAGGTGACCGCCCTCGAGCAGTGGTACTTCGCGGGACTCGCCTTTCTCGCAGTTCCACCAGCGGCCCACCTCAAGTGGAAGCACATGTCCTACTATCTCGGCGAGGATCACCTGGTCATCCGGCGGGGCTTCTGGAACCGAACGACGACCGTCATCCCCTACTACCGAATCCAGACGCTGACGACCAACCGCACGCTCCTCCAGCGCCGCCTCGATCTGGCGACGCTCGTCGTCGATACGGCCAGTTCGCGAACGTTTTCTCGATCGACGCCACAGATCGTCGACATCGACCTCGAGGACGCTCGCGACGTTCACGACGAGAGTCGCAACCGACTCGAGCGAAGTCTCCACGAGCGGACTCGCGACGGTGTGGAGACGTCGCCGGCCGACGGAATCTGATCGTTTCGGACGGTTTTTCGATCGCGTGACCTGCAAGTGAGGTTCGTTTCGGTGGGTTTTACCTGACTCACCGAGACGAGTCGCGTATGGCAGACAATGACGAGTTCCGCGTCGAGGAGGACAGTCTCGGGGAGATGGAGGTACCCAAAGACGCCTACTGGGGCGCACAGACCCAGCGGGCGATCCAGAACTTCCCCATCTCGGGCATCTCGTTCGGCCGACGCTTCGTTCGCGCGTTGGGTGTCGTCAAAAAATCCGCCGCGCAGGCGAACCGCGACCTCGGTCTCATCGAAGACGACGTTGCTGATGCGATCGTCGAGGCCGCAGACGAGGTCATCGCCGGCAAACACGACGAGCAGTTCCCGGTCGACGTCTTCCAGACCGGCTCTGGCACGTCCTCGAACATGAACGCCAACGAGGTCATCGCCAACCGCGCCGCCGAACTCAAAGGTGCGGAAATCGGCGACCGCGTCGTCCACCCGAACGACCACGTCAACTACGGTCAATCGAGCAACGACGTCATTCCGACCGCGATGCACGTCGCCTCGCTCGAGGCCGTCGAAAAGGACGTCATCCCGGCACTCGATCAACTCCGCGAGGCGCTCGAGCGAAAGGAAGACGAGTTCGACGACGTAGTCAAAACCGGCCGTACGCACCTCCAAGACGCGACTCCCGTGACCCTCGGTCAGGAGTTCGGGGGTTATCGTACACAAGTCGAGAAGGGACTCGCCCGCGTTGACAAGGTTCGCGACCACCTTGCCGAACTCGCACTCGGTGGCACGGCAACCGGAACCGGCCTCAACACGCACGAGGAGTTCCCCGGTCGCGTCGCCGAGTACATCACGAAAGAGACCGGCGTCCAGTTCCGCGAGGCCGATAACCACTTCGAGGCCCAGGCCGCACACGACGCGATGAGCGAGGCCCACGGTGCGCTTCGCGTCATCGCCGGCTCGCTGAACAAGATTGCCAACGACCTTCGACTGCTGGCTTCCGGACCGCGAAACGGTCTCGGTGAGATCGAACAGCCCGAAAATCAACCCGGATCGTCGATCATGCCGGGCAAGATCAACCCCGTCGTCGCCGAGGCCGTCAATCAGGTCCACAAACAGGTCATCGGCAACGACGCCGCCGTCTCCGCCGGCGCTGCAGACGGCCAACTCGACCTCAACCTCTACAAGCCCGTCCTCGCACACAACTTCCTCGAGTCCGCCGAACTCATCTCGAACTCGAGTCAGGTGTTCGCCGACCGCTTCGTCGACCCACTCGAAGCGAACCGCGAATTCTGTGCGGACCAGGTCGAACGGTCGATGGCGATGGCGACGTCGCTCAACGTCCACATTGGATACGACAAAGCCAGCGAGGTCGCGAAGACGGCGCTCAAAGAGGACAAAACGGTCCGTGAGGTCGTCCTCGAGAAGGGCTATCTCGACGAAGCAGAAGCCGACGAAGTGCTCGACCCCCGCAAAATGTCCCAACGCGGGATCCTCGGCCAGGACGACTGAGTCCTGAGCGGAACCAACACTTACCCGTTGTCTCATATCTGCATTTTTCTCGAGCGAAAACAGTTCCCTCGACCGACGTGACAGTTACCGCCCCACTCGTTACCGAATACTCGGTATATTCTGACGTTCTTTCTTCACGAGTAATAGCCAATAAAACGACATAGTGGGCCCAGATCACGGTAATCTCCGTCGGAATAAAAAATCCAAGCAGTTTTGACGGGGGCTCGCGTCAGACAAAATATGCACACCTGTCGCGACTGTAACCAGTCGTTTCAGACGGAACTCGCACTCGAATTGCACCGTGATACGTGCACGAAGGGCCAACTCTTTTGTCAGGTCTGTGGCGATCGGTTCCGAGAGGCCGACGCGACACAAGATGGTTGGCATTATGACTGTCCGGACGTCGAGTGCGACGGCGGTGGCCTCCAAGAGGACCTCTTTCGAGTTGAAGACATTCGAACCGCTACACACTGAGTGAGTGCGCTATACACTGAGTGAGTATTCCACGCGACAGTCCGTCTCGGCGGGCGTTCTCAGGCGACAGATTCGCTCTCGAGTGCACCACTGATCCGGAGTAATTCGCTTTCAGACGACGTTCCGATTACGCTGGGTCGGCCACTTCTCCTTTGAGTTCCTGCACGACAGCCAAATCGTGTTCCGCGATTTCGCCCACGAGTTCTCGAGTTTCGGCTTCGACGTCCTCGTCCGGAACGACTCGATTGAGGAGTCCGAGCGCCCGTGCGCGCTCTGGTGAAACGGCTTCGCCGGTGAGTACGATTTCTTTCGCGACTCGAGAGCCTACCATCGCCTCGAGGTAGGGAATCGAATGTGAGGCCGCGATACCGAATTAAACCTCCGGCATCGCGAGTGTTGTCTCTTCGCCGGCGACGAGGAAGTCACACCGCAACGAGAGAATGAATCCGATACCGATGAGTGCACCGCGCTCCGACGGCGATCGGATACGGTCTCGAGGTGAGAAAATAGTATATTTCACCGGTCAACTCGCCAATTTCGTCGGCGTACTTTTCGCCGTACGCTGGGTCAGCGACGAGGTCCCTGTCCATGCCGGCACAGGTGACGTCACCGGCCCCAGTCAGGACGAGACCGTCGACCGCATCCTCGGACAAGTCGACGAGAGCGTCTCTGAGAGCGGACAGTAACTCGAGATTCACCGCGTTGAGTTTGTCTGGACGCGCCAGCGTAATCGTCGCAATTCCGTCGGTGACGTCCGATTCGATGAGTGTTGACGAAGCCATACGTGTTCAATTCACAGTGGCCGAGATAACAGTGGGTGACTTCCGTACTCGTCTACAATACCACCGTCCTTTCAGTATAGCGAAATGCAGTATATGTGTCTGTCGTCGGCCGCACTCTGTGGACATATTCACTACGCCTATACTCACTAATTTCTTCGTGAATTGATACGGGGGAGCCCACTCGAGGCGTCGTTCGGGTCGAAGGCAGGTAGTTTCCGCGAGTGGTCCACATTCTCTGACCGACACGAAAAATTCGGTCGATACACTACCTGTCCCACACCCACAACCAATAATCAGTCACGGTCCCAGACCCATTCACGAACTACTGAGGCGACCGTCCACCCCTAATTCAACAGTGTGAGCCGTCGCTTTGATGGATACGTCCACTCGACTCGAGTCGGTTAGTCGGGGTGTATCCGACTCCGGAAACCAGTCGTTCGACCAAGAGCACTCTCGTGGTCAGATACCTGCCCAAGACCGGTGAGTGGCCACGGAATCGATTGTTGATGGTTACGCGTCCATTTCCCCCTTCGGACTAGAAACGGGGCTCTCGAGTCCCTCATGGCCAGTACCCCACACCGTATTCGAGCGCACGAATCGACCGATCAGCGCCTTTCTATCGTCGTTTCCGCGATAGGAAGACAATTTGCCAGCAGTGCCGGTCGGTGACGTTGACGGGGTAGTGAAAAAGACTCGATTCATTCACAGGGACTCCTCGAGTGCTGGCCCAACTCTGGTTCGGTAGGTCTCGAGTCGATTTACCACCCCGACGCGTACCACGTAGCATCGTTCACTCATCTCAGTTTCAAAGATCTCACACCGATGTGTTTTCTTTCGACCGTTCGATTCTCTCGTTTGATCGGGCCATGAGTTGTGCCCTCGCCTCGCTCGAGGAGACCCATTCGAAGTCGTCTGGATTGTAGTAAGACCGAGAGTCTGTGGAGTGGTCCATGGTGACGATAAGCACTCTTCCCTAAGAATTTTACAATTAGGATGGGGAGGAATTATATTGTTTTGCAAGGGTGTTTTTCGGGCGTTACCCCAAGGGTTTGCCCCGGGAAGATGGCAATCAAATATTGCCGGATGTGGCTGTACTTCGACCATGGATTTCGATTGATTCCCAGCAACTGAATGAGGGTACAGACCGACTCGATAGTAGCATAATAAATCTGCCAATTTATCACACTTCGTATTCGGATCAGTTCGAATCGCGATTCTTTATCTGTGTAAGTAACACTATTTGGTCGCTATTGGTGGACCTGCTAATGAATATAATCTACTTGCCCGTCGGTTTTGAGAGTATCAATTGCCCAAATAAATGCCCTTATTTGTGATAGTGGGATAGATTGAAGTGTGCCCGCTGAGTTGCGCCGACCATGGCTGAAGACGACCGCGTCGCTGTGAAAACATACGTTCCTCGACAACAAAAGGAAATTTGGAGCGACCAGGCCGACGATCTCGAGATGAGTCAAAGCGAGTTCGTCAGGACGATGGTCCAGGCTGGGCGGAGTGAATTCGAGATCCCTTCGGCAGGTGACTCGGGGGGAACTGAATCAGGTTCTAACGCACCCGCTGACGAAGACTTTGCAGACCGCATTCTCGAGGTGTTACAGCGAAGTGGCGCGCTGGATTGGGACGGACTCGTCGAAGCACTGGTCGACGACGTGGAGGCCGAACTCGACGCCGAGATCCAGCGTCTACAGGACGACAATCTGGTTCGATACAGCGGCCGAGAGGGCGGCTACGTGGTGACGAACGATGAGTGAGGGCCAGCAACAACCGAATACGGTCGAGTACTTCCTCCAGGACATCGAACACCACGGGCGTAACGAACGAACGGCAACAGCCTACAAACGAGTGCTCACGGACTACGAGCAATTTCTTGCGGAACGCTTCGATAAGACGCCGCCAGCGGCCAGCTATCGGGATTGTATGGCGTGGGTACACGAACTCCGCTCCACGCACTCTGACAGCACTGTCGCGACGTACGCGTCGTATCTGAACCGATTTTACAGCTATCTCGAGCGAGTGGGACACACCGAAGCGAACCCCATGACCGTCGTCTTAGAGGAGATGAACGAGTCGATCGAATCGAACCCGACGCGTCGCGACGTGACGCTCCCCGAAATGCGGTCGTTCGTCGGCGAGATTCACCATCCCTTGCACGAGGCAATCGTGCTCGTCCTCTTGAAAACGGGTATCAGAGCGGGGGAACTCTGCAACCTCGATCTGATCGACGTCAATCTCGAGCACGAGGCTCGAACCTGGCAGCCTCGAGCCCATATCTCGGGTCGCTCTGACTCGCTGTTTATCGCGACAGAGCACACGTACGGCCAGGAATCGGGTGGGGAACGCCGAAACGCGTCGAATAAACGGAAACGGGAAACGGTGATACCGATCGATTCGGAGCTCAAAGACGTCCTCGTTCGGTGGCTCGCCGTTCGGCCGGACGTCGCTTCGAACTCGGCCTCACCGGCTGCGTCGGAGCCTTTTTTCGTCGGGACAGCCAGCAGTTGGGGTGAGCGATTGACGCCGAATATCGTCCATCACGTCGTCGAGCAGTACGCGAGAGCCTACGGCTGGTATCGAACGGGCGGTGGTGCCGCAGAGAACGTCACTCCCCACTACTTTCGTCACTTCTTCACGACTCACCTTCGCGATCGAACGGGTGACCGGGGTATCGTCCAATACCTTCGCGGTGACGTCGCCAGTGACGTGATCGATACGTACACTCACAACTGGGGTGATCGCGTTCGAGAAACGTATCTCGAGCACATCTACACGCTTCGTCGATAGGGCTCGGTCGTCAATTATCGTTTCCTGTGTTCGCCGCTGAATACCACCCCGAGACGCGAGGAACGCTATTGCAAACACGCAGACGGACGCTGTTCTCATCGGCACGATTTCCGGAGACTGAGCCTCTGTGCCACATATAATTACTACTATCGTTGTCCTATATCGCGTCCGAGGCTGGACTAATAAATCGCATGTCGCTATATACAATTGGGACACCAGCGACGAGAGAGTCGGAACTCTCGAGTCACCGCTCGAAACTGTGACGAAAATTGTGTTGCTACGGTTCGAGGGTCAGTTCGGTCTCGAGGTCGGGTCCGGTGAACAGCGACCGGACCCGTTCGACGGTGTCCGTCACTTCCGGGGAACTCTCGAGGAGGACGGTTTCGCTCGGGAAGAGTTGTTCGCCGAGCAAGAGACCGTGGTCTCGAGCGGTCGACCCCGTTACCGTGAGGTAGACGCCGATTCCGGTGTCGGCGATAGCTGCTTCCTCTTCACGACCGGATTGGGGGTATTCGAAGTGAACTCCCTCGAGCACGTGCGTTCCGAGGACGGCCTGTACGAGTCGCTCGTAGCGCGGTTCGATACACAACGGGCCCTCGTATTGCTCGAGGAACGTCCGGTCGATCGACCCGTCCGAGGACACGTCGGGGGTAGCCATCAGCGTGTGATACACGGTGTCGCCGAGTCCGGTGACCACCTGGACGTGGGTGTCCGACGGATCGATTCGCGTGTTGATATCCGCTAAGCTCTCGAGTGGCTCCGGACGAAGTTCGACGACTTCCTCGAGGACGAGGTCGGCGCTGTCGAATCCGAGTGCGAACTCGTGGGTGCGAAGCGCACGGAACGGCTCCTCTCGTCCGACGAGTTGAATCGAGACGTCGTCGGAGATATCGTCGACATCAGTGAGTGGAATCGTGACACTGTCAAAGACGATTCGACGAGGTTTGCCGTCACGGTCGTCTCTCAAGAGCGTGTACTCGGGTTCGGTTGGATCCTCGACGGAACTATAGGTTGCGAGACGATGGTAGACGTGTTCGTCGGGTCCGTCTGCTGGCTCGATCGTTCCCTTCGTCAGTGCCTTCTCGTGACGAAGCGTCGACGTAATCGTGTCCGCGAGGTCGGCGATGTCGAGTCGGTGTGCTAATCGATCGAGGACCGACTCGAGTGGCCGCCCCTTTCGTGGAACCGCAATCGGGATCGTCTCGCCCATCGACGAGTTCTCGCGTACCGAGAGATAAACGCGTTGCGTTTCGAAAGCCAGACTGGGGAAAATCAGTCAGAGAACATCGAACCGAGTTGGTCACGCCACTCCTGAATATCGGTGACATCACCACGAACGTCTTCGAGGTCCGCTTGGAGTTCGTCGACATCGTCCGTCACCGTCTCGAGATCGTCGGTTACCGTCGAAACATCGTCGTCGAGGCTGTCTACGTCGCTCTCGAGGCCCGAAACATCGGTCGAAACTGTCTCGAGGTCGTCCTCGACGGCCGACACATTGTCCGTCGTCTCTTCGAGTTCCGCTTCTACCGTACCGACGTCGGACTCGAGCGATTCGAGACCCGACAACGCCGTGTCGACGTCGGCCGAGACGGCTTCGAGTTCGGAGTCGGTATCCGTGAGCTGACGGTCGTTCGCTGTTACTTGCTCGTCCATGCGCTCGAGTTCCGATTCCATCGATTCGAGGTCCGATTGGACGTCCTGAATGAGTTGCGTCCCAGTCCCGTTTTCGTCGAGGAACTCTTCGAGTGCGTTGGTGTAGGCGGCGACTTCTTCGACGCGAGACTGGAGGTGGTCGAATTTCGCAACGTCTGCTCCCGCTGGCTCGAGATCTAGTGCGTCCTGGAGCACGTCGAGGTCGTCGTCGTCGATTTTGCCGTCGCGAAGTTCCGCCGCGAGTGTCGCACCAACGGTGCCCTCGAGTGCAACCGCGTCTGTGCGTTCGGTGGAATCGTCTGTCGCTTCGGTGTCGGTCTGAGTCGCTTCAACGGGCGCCGTTGTGTCAGTAGAATCGGCCATGTCGGTCTCAGTATCGGCTGTGTCGTCGTCGGTGCCTTCGGCTGTGTCCTCACCAGCGTTTTCGGCTGTGTCGTCGTCGGTGCCTTCGGCTGTGTCGTCGCTTTCGTTCTCTTCTTCCTCGAGATCGAGGGCGATTTCGGGCTCTTCGGCTGGTTCTGCTGGTTCGGCTGGTTCTGCTGGTTCGGCTGGTTCTGCTGGTTCGGCTGTCTCTCCTTCGTCGCCGGCGGCGTCGTCCCCGTCTGCGTTGTTCGTGTCGGTTTCGTGGTCGAGACCGAGTTTGAGCTCCGACTCGTCGTCTTCCTCAGTAGCAGCCGGGATATCGTCTTCTTCGAAGTCGAGGTCGATATCGGGAGCGTCCTCGTTAGAGTCACGTTCGTCCGTGTCGACGTCCTCGTCGTCTTCGTCCGTTGTCCCCAGTGACAGATCGAGTTCTTCGTCTGGATCGGCCTCGCTGTGATCGTCTTCGTCGATGGGACTTTCAGAATCAGTGTCCTCGTTTTCGAGGCCGGGAACCGAGTCTGTATCCCCGGAAATCAGATCTTTGACCGCCTGATTTCGGTCCGGTGAGACGATGCTTCCGATGACATCGTCTTCCACGACATCGGCTTCTGAGTCGGTTGAATCGGTCGTTTCAGAACTCACTTCGACGATCGTTGGGTCCGTCAGAAACGCACCAATGTCCGTGTCGTCGTCGATCCGAATTCCGTATACCGTGAGCAAGTCGTCGGTTGCGTCGACGGCTCCGGTAAATTCGACGTGGTTGTCTTGAAAGGCAGTCCAGTTGTCGCTATCGTAGTCTGGGTGAAATCCGACCCTATCCATCGGGAACGATTCCGGAATCGATTCAGAGAGGCGGAATGTAACGGGTTCCTCCCGTTCTGATTCGATTTCGAATTTGATCGCAGGGACCGGAAATTCGTCCGCCGTGAACGATTTTCGGACGGATAACCCGTCGGCAGAGACCTCGATCACGTCGTCCGTGTCGGCGGTGCTACTCATGACGCCAACGTTACCACACCATTACTATAAATGATACGGACAGTATCAGATTTGGTGTACGTCGCAGTCTCAGAGATCGACCCGGTCGCCGATTTCGGCGAGTTCGACCCGTCGAGGGTACTCAAAACTCGCCGCGTGGTGATGAAGTGATTTCGGGTCAGCGGTGAGGCCACGCCACATATCCCAGTGACTTGGAAGGACGCGCTCGAGTCGGAGCGTCGACGCGGCGTCGACGAGTTGGTTCTCGTCGTTGTACCAGCGAGTTCGGGACGGTTCGCGGGTTTGTTTATCAGGTATCTGACCGACGGTACCGAACGCGAGAACGCCGAGGTCGATGTCGTACTCGCTCCCGATTCGGTCGAATTCGTCGGAGGGCTTCGTGTCGCCGCCGTGGAAGAAGGTTCCCGAGTCGTGCTCGAAGACGTAACTGACCGGATGGGTTGCATCGGGGTCGTTCGCCACTTCGACGTGAACGGTAAACTCGCCGACCTCGAGCGTGTCTCCTTCGGCCACTTCGGCGAACTGGTCGTCGTCGAGGTCCCAGCGGGTGGCCCACTCCTGGTCGTCTCGAGCGGCCTCAAGGCTGTCATCCGGTGCGTAGAAGGTTGCACCCGTTTGCTCGAGAATCGGTGCCTGACTCTCGCCGTGGACGTGATCGGAGTGTTCGTGGGTGGCGAACACGGCGTCAGCCGATGTGACGTCGGCGGGATCGAACGGTACGGGAATCATCCGAACGGTTCGGGGTGGATCGCCTAGCCCGAGATACGGATCGATGTAGATCGTGGTACCGTCGTGACCTTTGAGGACGAACCCGTTACAGCCGAGGTACCAGATTGCCACGCTGTCGGGCGATGCGTCTGCAACGTCTTCGAGGAGCCAGTCTCCCCAGTCGCTGTGGATCATACCTACCGATGCGAGGAGTGAGTGGGTAAGTGTTGTTGTCTCCGTAGCGTATCCCGGCATTTCCACGCGACGGCAAGTAGAATTTAAGAGGGACCTGTGACAGTCGCTGGCGGTTGTGCGTTATTTCGACGGTCGGTATTCACGATACGACGGGTTCGCAGGAGGCGGTTGTGGTGACTAGCGTGTCGCGTAGCTGTGATCCGCCTTCGTAGGAGATTTGATCCCGCTGGTCGTCCGTTCTGACGAGACCAGCCTGTTGCAATCGTGGCAGGTGATCGTGGACGAGTGCAGCCAGGACATAGTCGAGGCGCTCTTGGAAATCGATGGCTTCTGTGTCCCTCATCTCTCGCCCCGTAACGTCTCGAGCGAGCGTATCGGTCGAAACTGGCTTCTGGTAGTTCGCGAGCACGCTCAGCACGGTTCGTCGTTGTGGGTCCGTAAGGATACTAGCGAGCGTCTCGACGACGTTCGAGTCCATTTGGTTGTCGAGGAGTGTCCGGACCACGGGGTCGTCGAACGCCCAGTGGTCGCCCGCGGCAACCGTATCCGAATCAGTTTCGACAACGAGCCCAGAATCTAGCAAGTACGGGAGGTGGGAGTGGTGACACTCGACGAGCGTTCGCTCGAGTTCGGCATCTGTTACCGTTGCTGGTTCGGCGTCGGTGAGTACGGCGGCGAGTTCTCGCGCAAGCGCACGTTTCGAGATCCCAGTCGGTGACCGATCCCGGACAATTTGAAGGAGATGACGGCGCGTCTCGTTCGTGAGTACCCCGAAGACCACGTCTCGAGACCGCGTCGATCGTCCAGCGACGTCTGAATTACTCATCGATTACTCGTGGGCACCATACGTGCAAAAGGACTGCTCCAAATTTATTTGGAGTCAACCTATGGTTACGACGTTCACTGGCACATTCGTTCACTATTCGACAACATTCTGGCGATCCACGAAAGAGTAGTGCCGGATACTCTCACATTCGGCAAACGGATTCTCCGAGGTAGATGGGGATAATCGATTGCAACGTCCCGAGAAAGACCCGCGATATCGTCTGCTTACCAGGTTCCGTGGAACGTGTCGAAGGAGAGTTCGTCGAGTGGTTTGTTGCCGACGGCAATCTCGTACTCGCCGGGGGTGAGCATCGGCTTGTGGAACTGCGGACCGTCGTCGGTCGTAATTCGCGGGCAACCGGTGTTGACGAAGGCGTCCATGTCGAAGTTTCGGAGGCGATCAGGGGTCACTTCGTCCATCGTGATGAGGTAGGCGTCGTCGTTGTCGTCGAGAATCTGCTGGGCCTGTTCCCACCGCCCTTGGCCGATCTTGGTACAGAAGATGACGCCCCACTTCTTCGCGTCCATCGCCTTGTGGACCGACGCATAGCGCTGTTTCAAGAACTTCTCCGTGTCCGCGACGGTCACGACGTTGTTCACCGGATCAGCGATGACGACGTGTTTCTCGGGGTGTTCCATCGCGAGTCCGAGCGGGTGGAACTTACCGCCGCCGACGTAGAGAACCTGATCCGCGGGAACGTCCGCGCTCGCGTAGTTGCAGCCAAGCACCTGCCCTTCGTGAGTCAGTCGGTCGTCGCCACGACGGCTATGAACCTCGTAGCCTCGCTCCTCGAGGAAGTCGGTCATCTCCTCGTAGCGATTCATGTGTTGGGCCGTGGTGACGAGTCCGACGTCTTCGGTCTCCGCGGGGTCCTCGAGCGTCTCGAGGGCCTCCTCCATAATCGGCTGGACCTCGACGTTCGAGAACAGCGGGACGTAGATTACTTTGTCCGTGTTCTTCATCGGCGAGTGCCCGAAGTGAACGAACACGT is part of the Natronorubrum sediminis genome and encodes:
- a CDS encoding transcriptional regulator; its protein translation is MHTCRDCNQSFQTELALELHRDTCTKGQLFCQVCGDRFREADATQDGWHYDCPDVECDGGGLQEDLFRVEDIRTATH
- a CDS encoding enoyl-CoA hydratase/isomerase family protein; its protein translation is MAASHSIPYLEAMVGSRVAKEIVLTGEAVSPERARALGLLNRVVPDEDVEAETRELVGEIAEHDLAVVQELKGEVADPA
- a CDS encoding PH domain-containing protein, whose amino-acid sequence is MNRLHPLSAVSNAVSGAIIGFFLPFLTVSFLADPLGTNAVYALVPIGLVLGVSHGIATYYRFEYELSPDTFDVSSGVFARQSREIPYGRIQNVDLRQDLLHRLLGVAVVSLETAGGGASEATLSFVTKDEAERIRTEVRRLTAESGSERAASDERVSSTESATETPAVDADVGTETQRVTGSDTDSGIETEATDDHRVERTRLFELETRELLLYGTTAFSLSGVMLPVILFVFFTDGGSGVFTSGFFELSILLQAVLVVVPWALAAYLFSGLFTIARYYDFQLARAGDDYVYEHGLIQHYSGSIPIDKVQSVSITDNPLQRALGYAGLWVETAGYGPESSGGSQPTVPFATESRVYRFAERVTGIERPAFTDHPPIARRRYLARYTILATVFVGAVFVAAQVTALEQWYFAGLAFLAVPPAAHLKWKHMSYYLGEDHLVIRRGFWNRTTTVIPYYRIQTLTTNRTLLQRRLDLATLVVDTASSRTFSRSTPQIVDIDLEDARDVHDESRNRLERSLHERTRDGVETSPADGI
- a CDS encoding PH domain-containing protein codes for the protein MEPLHPRIRLLWIAKGALQALVVGLLLVVLDQFIADVPVSVIAVVIAIGLVLTSVYAIRLYQIWQYELQDDALYLERGVITFVETSVPFVRVQHVDTQFGPVERVLGLSSVVVYTAGSRNADVRIPGLTPDRARDLQDALRELAVESEADDAV
- a CDS encoding enoyl-CoA hydratase/isomerase family protein, with translation MASSTLIESDVTDGIATITLARPDKLNAVNLELLSALRDALVDLSEDAVDGLVLTGAGDVTCAGMDRDLVADPAYGEKYADEIGELTGEIYYFLTSRPYPIAVGARCTHRYRIHSLVAV
- a CDS encoding tyrosine-type recombinase/integrase; amino-acid sequence: MSEGQQQPNTVEYFLQDIEHHGRNERTATAYKRVLTDYEQFLAERFDKTPPAASYRDCMAWVHELRSTHSDSTVATYASYLNRFYSYLERVGHTEANPMTVVLEEMNESIESNPTRRDVTLPEMRSFVGEIHHPLHEAIVLVLLKTGIRAGELCNLDLIDVNLEHEARTWQPRAHISGRSDSLFIATEHTYGQESGGERRNASNKRKRETVIPIDSELKDVLVRWLAVRPDVASNSASPAASEPFFVGTASSWGERLTPNIVHHVVEQYARAYGWYRTGGGAAENVTPHYFRHFFTTHLRDRTGDRGIVQYLRGDVASDVIDTYTHNWGDRVRETYLEHIYTLRR
- a CDS encoding DUF5805 domain-containing protein, giving the protein MAEDDRVAVKTYVPRQQKEIWSDQADDLEMSQSEFVRTMVQAGRSEFEIPSAGDSGGTESGSNAPADEDFADRILEVLQRSGALDWDGLVEALVDDVEAELDAEIQRLQDDNLVRYSGREGGYVVTNDE
- a CDS encoding class II fumarate hydratase, translated to MADNDEFRVEEDSLGEMEVPKDAYWGAQTQRAIQNFPISGISFGRRFVRALGVVKKSAAQANRDLGLIEDDVADAIVEAADEVIAGKHDEQFPVDVFQTGSGTSSNMNANEVIANRAAELKGAEIGDRVVHPNDHVNYGQSSNDVIPTAMHVASLEAVEKDVIPALDQLREALERKEDEFDDVVKTGRTHLQDATPVTLGQEFGGYRTQVEKGLARVDKVRDHLAELALGGTATGTGLNTHEEFPGRVAEYITKETGVQFREADNHFEAQAAHDAMSEAHGALRVIAGSLNKIANDLRLLASGPRNGLGEIEQPENQPGSSIMPGKINPVVAEAVNQVHKQVIGNDAAVSAGAADGQLDLNLYKPVLAHNFLESAELISNSSQVFADRFVDPLEANREFCADQVERSMAMATSLNVHIGYDKASEVAKTALKEDKTVREVVLEKGYLDEAEADEVLDPRKMSQRGILGQDD